The Rhodothermales bacterium genome includes a region encoding these proteins:
- a CDS encoding substrate-binding domain-containing protein, which translates to MRASYLSLVACGIAAFLAGCTPGGESNSTSSTTPGRLEIAVIPKGTTHQFWKSIHAGANKAASELDVDIIWQGPQREDDRQLQIQVVQNFISRGVDAIVLAPLDARSLAPPVEAAVGRKIPVVIIDSALESDAQSSFVATDNRAGGRLSARRLADLLGKQGRVIVLRYQEGSASTAHREEGFLEEIRTYAPDIEIISENQYAGPTVERALQASQNLLNRFADVDGIFASNESATQGMLRALETAGRAGAVRFVGFDANETLLAGLRAGHIQGLALQDPFDMGYNGVKTAVAILRNEPFESRLDTRIMMITPENIDTPEARELLTPDLATWLNE; encoded by the coding sequence ATGCGCGCGTCATACCTCTCCCTCGTAGCCTGCGGCATCGCCGCGTTCCTGGCCGGCTGCACGCCGGGCGGCGAATCCAACAGCACGTCCAGCACCACCCCGGGCCGGCTCGAAATCGCCGTCATCCCTAAAGGAACGACGCACCAGTTCTGGAAAAGTATCCATGCCGGCGCCAACAAAGCCGCGAGTGAACTGGACGTAGATATCATCTGGCAGGGGCCCCAACGCGAGGATGACCGCCAATTGCAGATCCAGGTCGTCCAGAACTTCATCAGCCGCGGCGTCGACGCCATCGTGCTGGCCCCGCTTGATGCCCGCAGCCTCGCGCCGCCCGTCGAAGCCGCCGTCGGTCGCAAGATCCCCGTCGTGATCATCGACTCCGCGCTCGAGTCGGACGCTCAGTCGAGCTTCGTCGCCACCGATAACCGCGCCGGCGGCCGGCTCAGCGCTCGCCGACTGGCGGACCTCCTTGGAAAACAGGGGCGGGTCATCGTACTTCGTTACCAGGAGGGCTCGGCGAGCACCGCGCACCGCGAGGAGGGTTTCCTCGAGGAAATCCGCACCTACGCGCCCGACATCGAGATCATCTCCGAGAACCAGTACGCCGGCCCGACCGTCGAGCGCGCCCTCCAGGCTTCTCAAAATCTCCTAAATCGCTTCGCGGACGTTGACGGCATCTTCGCCTCGAACGAGTCCGCCACCCAGGGCATGCTCCGCGCCCTGGAAACCGCCGGCCGCGCCGGCGCCGTCCGCTTCGTGGGGTTCGACGCCAACGAAACGCTGCTCGCCGGCCTCCGAGCCGGCCACATCCAGGGCCTCGCCCTGCAAGATCCGTTCGACATGGGCTACAACGGCGTCAAAACCGCCGTCGCCATCCTCCGAAATGAGCCCTTCGAATCCCGCCTCGACACCCGGATTATGATGATCACCCCGGAGAATATCGACACACCCGAAGCACGAGAACTACTCACCCCCGACCTCGCCACCTGGCTGAACGAGTAG
- the tsaE gene encoding tRNA (adenosine(37)-N6)-threonylcarbamoyltransferase complex ATPase subunit type 1 TsaE, which translates to MPRSSATEPILSHSPEETLALGERVGQTLGPGDVVALYGDLGAGKTHFVKGVCTAWGIDEGAVSSPTFTLVQEYAGRDFPVYHFDAYRIRQRSEFFELGYEAYFFGDGVCLVEWPERVESLLPSDTIRVRIEHVDEHTRRIFCPGIHPPSPDDDSRR; encoded by the coding sequence ATGCCCCGCTCTTCCGCTACCGAGCCCATCCTTTCCCACAGTCCGGAAGAGACCCTGGCGCTGGGCGAGCGGGTGGGGCAGACGCTGGGGCCAGGCGATGTCGTAGCCTTGTACGGCGATCTCGGCGCCGGGAAGACCCATTTCGTAAAAGGCGTCTGTACGGCATGGGGAATCGACGAGGGGGCCGTGAGCAGTCCGACGTTTACTCTGGTGCAAGAGTACGCCGGCCGGGACTTTCCGGTATACCACTTCGATGCCTACCGTATCCGCCAGCGTAGCGAGTTTTTTGAGCTGGGGTATGAAGCCTATTTCTTCGGGGACGGCGTGTGTTTGGTCGAGTGGCCGGAGCGCGTGGAGTCGCTGCTGCCGTCGGATACGATCCGGGTGCGGATCGAACACGTTGACGAACACACGCGCCGGATTTTCTGCCCTGGTATCCATCCCCCATCGCCCGATGACGATAGCCGACGCTGA
- a CDS encoding Mur ligase family protein: MTIADAEAYLLGLPSFSVAGAVAYAPGLERIAALMAGMGDPHRVLRVAHVAGTNGKGSTSSMLAAIGTSTGRRVGLHTSPHLYRLQERMRIDGVAIPDGRLAGLVGRYVDLFEAVGPSFFEATVALSFLYFAEEGVDLAVVEVGLGGRLDATNIVEPSVCAITTIGLEHTAILGDTLEAIAAEKAGIIKAGVPVVSGVESPDAAGVISEV; encoded by the coding sequence ATGACGATAGCCGACGCTGAAGCCTACTTGTTGGGATTGCCCAGCTTTTCCGTAGCCGGCGCCGTGGCGTATGCCCCGGGTCTGGAGCGGATCGCCGCGTTGATGGCCGGCATGGGCGATCCACACCGTGTGTTGCGCGTGGCGCACGTTGCGGGAACCAACGGAAAAGGCTCCACGTCGTCGATGCTGGCCGCGATAGGCACGTCCACCGGACGCAGGGTAGGCCTGCACACCTCCCCCCACCTGTACCGGCTGCAGGAACGGATGCGGATCGATGGCGTGGCCATTCCCGATGGGCGCCTGGCGGGACTGGTGGGGCGTTACGTGGATCTATTCGAAGCCGTGGGGCCGAGTTTCTTCGAGGCGACGGTTGCGCTGAGCTTCCTGTATTTCGCGGAAGAAGGCGTCGATCTCGCCGTCGTAGAGGTGGGGTTGGGCGGGCGGTTGGACGCGACGAACATTGTCGAACCATCGGTGTGCGCGATCACAACGATCGGTCTCGAGCATACAGCGATTCTGGGGGATACGCTCGAGGCGATCGCTGCGGAGAAGGCCGGCATTATAAAGGCGGGCGTGCCTGTTGTGAGCGGCGTCGAATCACCGGACGCGGCCGGCGTGATCTCGGAGGT